The genomic segment ATAAATAGATAATTATATGTGGATGTGATCTAccaattatataatttatatgtCCTGCTCCAGAAACATTCAGAAAATTTAATCAATAGCTAGATTGCTTTAAAATATGTTCAACCTGGCTGCATCCCTAGCAAATATTTTCTGTTGCATGGAAATTTTAACACAGGTGGTCAATTTCTCAAAATGAATTAACTGTTTTAGTTATTATCGGAAAAAAGGAAAGTCCAACGGCTTAAAACTTTAGTGcttattttaaagcaaataaGAAAGATCTGTTTATAATACTGCTGAACACTTATAAATCACCACTGATATTAACCACAGCAATAGCAAAAATATAATATTCTCATGCTGCATAAAAGAATTTGTGCGTATGTTTGTGTCGTATGCAAATCTctttgattttaatttgctgCACCGGATATTCTTAAATACAAGTCTAAGGATATCAGCCTTGATAATTTGGGTGCTAAGTGCAGAATGTATAAAATACTTCAAAGTAAAGctcttttttttcaattaagAGGGTAGTGGCATTTCAGTGATTAGTTCCCATTGTGTACTTAACCACTTGGGGTTATTCAATTTCATTTGTAGCACCTGATAACCATTTATTCTGGGTCCTATAAATACATAATTTCAACAACAACCAAGCCTGATGCTCTCTTTGAATGACTGTCAAATGACAACTAATGTGTAGCTAAAGTTGAAGTCCATTTTGTGACGCATGAGATATGAGAGAAGAGAGGATTGAAACAGTAGGTGGTGGGAAGAGAAGGCATACTAATTAGTAATTGAGGAAATCAATACCGGCTTTGACACTTTTAGAGGTGGCAACATCAATTGCCATGGCTTTAATCTCAGTGTCCCCAAACTGCATCAGTGTTTTGATCTCCCTCCGGTTTGGCACAGATATGTCAGTTCCTGTGAGATCCAGACGGAGCGTGCCACACTTTTTCACTCCCGGCTCAGTGATGAAACTGACATTATCGTGTTCTGAGCTGTAGATATTGATCACGATGACCAGCTGCGAAGGCTTCGCAGGAGTATAACTGCGTGACACAGTCTCGCCAAGGGCCACCGACTGGTTAGCGGAGATGAATTTGTCAAACACATCAGTGCACCAGCGGGTGCCATCTTTAATTAGCAGCTTTTCTGGAGGGTGTTTCCCTTCCATGTAACGATTCAGAACCCCAACCCCATAGGTCAGGGGAGAACGGCGCACTTTAATGACAGCAGGATCCAAACCAAACAGCACTGCTCCTTTAAGAATTGTGAGACCCACATCCTGCGGAATAATGATCCGGCATTTGGAACCAAAAGCATTCTGGATAGCTTGTTGAAGTAACGGAGCTTCAGCAAATCCACCCACCAGGAACAGGAACTTCACATTATTTACTTCTGGCTTTTCGAACAGATCATCTGAGGAGATATAGAAGTCCATAGAATCAAAACAAGGCCTTCTAAtgacaaaataattaaatgtaATGTCACAAGAGTAATTAATAGGAAAggtattgtgtgtgtgtacatgcatgagtgcctgcatatgtgtgtgtgtatatctatctatatctatctatatctatctatgtatctttctatgtatctatgtatctatctatgtatctatgtacagtggtgcctcacacaacgatgttaattggttcccaaaaaatcaacgttgtgtgaaacatcgttctgtgaaacacaatttcccataggaatgcattgaaaaccggttaatccgttccaattggaacggattgcagtcttcaagtgaaaaaacccataggaaacatcgttgagtgaaacaatgtttcctccattggaatgtattgaagccgactcaatacatttcaatggctttgcgaagtccgtttttgctcatttaaaagtgccttacaatgtttggaacaggttttaaatgcttgcaatcgttagcccacctcctgaaccctatgcaaacttaatttggtgttgttctgagtcgtccttaatttttggtgattttttgaattttctctcattggaatgcattggacggaaagtcaatgtgaaaaaggaaagaggtccTTTATGAATACCCTGGCTATCTGCAGGCACAAGAAGGTGTCTCCCATGTCAACCTGAACTGGGAAATACacccatttttttattattttattttattttgcttttaagagGCTGTGAAAAAGGTCAAAAATGGAAATAGAAATGTAAACACCGTTCTGTGGCTGCTATTTTTACCAGAGTATTTTGTACTTACTTTGGAATCAGTGGGCActgaaaatccatagctttggcTAGATCGTacctttattttgcattttgtgcCTATACTATCTGCATATGGAGGATGGGAATAAATTCAGCAAAGTTAGGAATGAGAGGTTCCTCACTTTCATTCCAAGTCAAGTGATAATATAAATTGTTTTATACTTGATGTATAGGGCTCACAGATACTACACTACACTtgtcttagccaaaaggccgagaagcaaGTTCACAGTTCCCATAAGACCCCTGCAAATGTTCAGAACCcagaatggcaaaatatgcaaAGAAGGAACAAAGCCTTGATAGAACCATTCTGCCATTACTTTCTTCTCCTTGACTTCCCCATTTTCTGGCTTGCATGGAGAACCTTCCTAGATTGAGAAGTCTCCACTCTTTTGACCTGATattttgtatgaaaaaaaaagcagtgatGGAGGTGGTTGGTCTAGCTTGCTCTCCCTCCTTGTGTGTTTAGCCCACCTGGATGCTAAAAGACTGAAGAGGACTATAGAGAAATCATATCAACTCAAAACAAGAAGCCAAGGAGAATATGGACTAAAACAATGAAACTTGACATCAACAGTTGCcgtttaaagatttaaaaaacttCGAGATAACTATACTGAAGACAGTCTACATTTTGTACATTcagcctttgtcttttttttttttaaaaaaagaggcagttTTAAAAACTCACAGGGACTTGATACTCGAGATGGTTAGATCTGTCAGTTTTCCTTTCTCCCACATCTGAATTTTATAGAACCGAAATTCTCTATTTATCAGGGGTGCATAAATTTGTCAGTTTCATCATCTGCCTTGCATCAGTCTCAAGAATATTGGCAAATTCTGATCAAAACAAACCTAAAtgaaattggttgttgtaggttttccaggctgtttggctgtgttcttaaggtttttctgcctaacgttttgccagtctctgtggctggcatctttagaggacagaagtcagaactctgtctgtgctctcttgcagtttgttggatagttgagtatttatagctgtgggatcagcttttgtccttttcaggagcttgggtgattatggtgatcagtgtgtttttgttgtgggtgtattgttgtgacaaggggggagatattatctgtcactgtgactgatgggtgttgttagctggtcttttgtgtgcagtgatcactggtccttgtggctgggtagagttcgttgaccttttgcaggctgtatttttcagtgctgggagctaggctttgttgagttttagactttcttcttttttgttgaagctctgctggtgtttgtgaatttcaatagcttccctgtgcagtctaacataatgattgctggtgttgtccagtacttcagtattttgaaatagaattccatgtccagcttgttttggggcatgttcagctactgccgatttttctgattgttttagtctgcagtgtctctcatgttctttgattctggtgtggatgctgcattttgtggtttcaatatatacctggccacaactgcaaggtatctggtatacttctgcagtggtgagggggtcccttttgaaaaaacacaacctacaaacaatattcagaccaaccacaaaaatataacaaatgttactgtcagcaaaagacaaaagggacccccccaaaaacccacaacaaccatcggatcccggccatgaaagccttcaagaatacaaaatgaAATTCTCATCCATTCCTACTTGATACCTACTGAGATGATTAATGATTTCATCAATGGTGGGTTTGAAGAGGGCATTCATTGCATCAGGACTCATCCTTAGCATTCCTTGTGATGACCACTTCACAAAATCCACACTAAAACAAGACATAGGAAATCAGTTTGCTTTGaagcaatattttctttctttaaataattgGTATGCATGCTCTCTGAATTGTACTAGATGTTCCCAGTAACGAAAAGTCTTTACAGCAGAGATGATAAATGTTTCAAAGTCGGGGGGCCAACATATTCCCATCCCTGAGCTTTGGAAGACCATATATGGACCAGTTCATATGGCTCCCCTACTCCTAAATTTTTGttttagattgttgttgtttttactgggggaaaaacatacaAGCCCTCaagtggcaatttttaaaaaaaacttaaaacttTTTGGGTGTGTATAGGAAAATGCTTCCCTACcttttttggattgcaacacCCTTTTATAGCCTATTGATTGCATAAATAGACTGTTTGCCAACATGGAGGCACTGTCAATGCTGCTTGCCCTCCTACTGCTCCTGTTGCTGGCTTTGCCACCACCACTTCAAAATTGGGGAGGGAACAAACTGAGGGAGGTTAAaggtggggagaagagaaggcaaaggatttCAAAGATAGGCCAGGAGGTGAAGGACACTGCAATACTAAGAGAGGGGGCAAAGCCTTCACCCAGAGAGGATCCCCCTCAGAAACCAACATGAAGTTTTCCATGCACCCACTGTAGAAGAGGGGGACTTTTTTTTCATCTCCCACTCCTGGGGGTTTGTTGTAtatgtgtttttccccttctctttctctttcctcccctcttttagGCTCTCTGGAAATGGCATGTCATAGTTAAAATCTTGAGGAGGAACAGCAATTATATCTGTACactggcatttttattttttgtaaaaaaaatagttctggtcttcctttttaaagaaagtacAGGTTTATTTCTCTCCCAAAAGGCCTGTTACTCATACATGCATATACAtactaatagagatgggcacaaagtgcttCATGCTGGGTTGTCTTAAGTCATCATGTGCCAAGCATTCTCTTCCCCAGTCGGttcaccactcaccagccagtgtgcaCTGCTTGTCCTCTCCCTATTGCGTGAACTTCTAGTTccggcaggagcatggacttcccttctccacctcctctagcagctgcccACACACAGGCAGTGCtgtaggaatccctgccctgtctccttatctgagtggacagctgctggaggaggtggagcaggcaAGTCTGTGATCCTGTCAGAATAGAAGATCACACAATGGGGATGGAAGGAGGAGTGCACACTGGCAGGTCAGTGAGGGAGCTGGCCAGGGGGGTGGGGAAAGTGAACATACAACACCTGTGGTGACACACCGATAATTTAGACAACACGGCACAACGTccattgtgcccatctctacacagtAACTTTAATATGCACTGTTAAAGTTCATGTTTGAAAGGGCTACGAGACACCTGTGGCCCCTCAGAAAAGACTTTGCCATCCTCTTGGGATTCATAATCTCCAAGGAGGTGCTGGGAGCCCCCAAACATGGCAAATTGCCTCTCATGGCCTGTAAAGGGCACAGGAAGACTTTAAGCCAAAAGCTTATTTTTCTCAAGGAAGGTATTAATTTGGGGTGTGGTGACAAAGGAGAGAGGTCAGATTTGTGCCTCAGGGCTGCATGCTGCTCATCCCTGCTTTACATTATAAGAGTTGTCCATCATACTTCTGGGGGAGAGTAAAAAAAGAGATTTCTCTCCTTATTTgtacaattttgcttaatttgttctCCAAAATGTTCCCACTCTCGAGAGTACCACAGAATGCCTCATCCTTTAGCAAAGCAAGTAGAATAATTTTGTGGCTCTTCACCCTTGTATGGGAGGCTGAAACAAGGGAGAACTCCTGTGTAAACAAGCACAGAGATAGCTCAGCTTTCTTCTGACTTACTTGCTTTTCCTTAAGGCATGTTCAACACTATGACCTCGAAATTTCTTATAGTAATCAATGAACGAGAATGGCAGAGTGATGTTGAGTGGATTAGTCCGGTCTGGGGCTGCTGCTCTCTTGCGGGATTCAAATGCAATCATCAGATCAACCCAGGCAGCAGGGCGCTTGATTTTAAATTGCTCAATAAAATCTTCTCCAAATATTTTACACAGGAGCTTTTCAAATTCATAGTCCACACCCAAGGAACCATGTGGCCCACCTGGATCAGAAATAAATGGTATCATTAATATTGCTTAAGGAATTGTGCATACAGCCAGAATGTTCCTCTTGTATCGGCGCTACAGTATGCATTTTGAATACCTAGAGGAGAACAACTTGGGCTGGATTGGAACCTAATCACACTTAAAAATCATGACTTATGAAATCACAGCTAACTTAAATCACAGTACATTCATTCTGAGTTTAGCCAAAAGAAACCCACTGATATTTTAACTCAAGTTCTATTGTGTTAGGTCATGGTCACACTAGTCATAAGAACTGCATTTTAGCATTATTTAAATTGATGAAAAAGTTGTCAAGCACACGACGCATGtgtaaaatcaatttatttggcTTTGAAagtgagtgtttttttttccacctggCCAACAAGGACTTTTGAAAATTTATTACTGTAAATTTTAATTGCTTCAGTCAAATTCATTTTGTGCATGTGAATTTTCCCATTGGTTCAGTAAGtgcctcaggagatggtgaggaGTCTGCAAGTGTGATTGAGGGTGGTGGAAGGATCTAAAACTTGCTCCTCATATAAAGATGGGAAATCCCTCCCTCAGCAGTCACAGTGCTTGGAGGATCAATGCCATAAAATGTTCAGGATTACAGCCCTTTAGTCTAAACATGAAGAGCTCTTAATTGAGCCTCTCTCATATTAGAGGAAAAACACAGGAGAgacttgtggcactttaaaggcaAGCCAATATTATGTGCCGTAGGCTTTTTTGTACACCACTCCAACTTCCCATATACTAAGTCGTTTTTCATACGTGAAAAACATGGTTTTGGCTTCCACTGCGACTTATCTATTTCCCCCCAGCATGTGTCACTTTTTCCTGGGTGAATGTGAAGTACAAGGTGCCACATGTGACCGCTTAAGTTTCTGTTGCATTCTGTATGCAGTTGGCATCGGCAGTGCAggcatctctccctctctcctctgtgGCTGTCTGCCTTGCTTCCAGGGCACAAGCTTCAAAGGCTATTCTAGTGAGAAAGCAGGAAGGGCTCCTGATGCCGCCATTTCACTCAGCCATTACTGTGCTGAGGGCAAGGGCAGATAGAACAAGGGTGGGCAACATTTGGCCCCCTGGATATtgctggatttcaactcccagaagctttagTCAGCAAAGCTAACATCTGGAAGGACACAGATTACCCACCCTTGATCTAGGCCACTGGCTCCCAGTCTTGGATTGCCAGATGCTCTCTGACCTCTACTCCATTGGTCACTGGCCTCAGCTGCTGAGGTTGTTaagagttcaacaacatctgggtaGACACTTTTGGAGTCTGAGAAGACTATTCTGCCTGATCCTCCAATATAGGAACAATGTAGATAGCTGTCCATGAAGAATGTTCATATGTAAAAGATATTTGTTTTTTCACAACAATAGCCATGTCAAACAACAATAGCCAGccatgttgttattgttatatggGCCACCCCTTGCCAAACCTCTGCTTTGAACTCATGCGTTAGTAGGCTTTGCCTGTTGTGGTACTTTGGCTTATTCTATCATTAGCTGCTCTGCCTTGCTGGGtcggtggggctcatcagccttggaaggcagcccatctaggagaaggaaaactccaatttcaaacctccactgccttgtggctatatccaccgatggaaaagcttcatgagttaacctcaaggcaaaatctggagccggagtcccggaggcagtttgtgtcgttctggcagctcctgcgatgtcgctggaaccagttgtattggcttttgcctttccatcagtgatgtggagaggagggacttggtgcttgggtaacagcctatcctccatattattttacccaggcttcgtgctctggagaggacactccagcttcgcatacagcatcaaaacaacacaggaagtagcagttactggttataagtcttcgCTCagttggcgtagagcatgacgccaggggctcattccaacagtgggagaggtcattgcacctcactaggtagctaccacccgccttaagctgggcagtccccagccagtaaggtgctacctcgccacagtctgtatggagaattagtgcagggaaagcgctccagagggagaccacagctgcgatacaaggatatctgcaagcgggatctgaaggccttaggaatggacctcaacagatgggaaaacctgacaactgagcattcagcctggaggaaggcggtgcatcatggcctctcctattttgaagagacacttgtccagcaggccgaggcaaagaggcagtcccgaaaccagcaaaatcaaggagctggacaggggacagattgtatttgtcttcagtgtggaagggatggtcactcttgaattggcctttcagccacactagatgctgttccaagtcctccatacagagcatgttaccatagtctctcgagactgaaggatgcctaatctgatctGAGCTGCTCTGTCCTAGACTCCACCAGCAACAACAGGCATCAGCCACTATTAGAACATTTGCTACAGATGCTGCAGTTCCTATGTAGTCTATATTTTCTATCTGATGTGCTAATGCTAAGCAATTGAGTTCCAGAGAGTGAATTTGAACACTCCCCCTGCCCCTGGTCAGGAATGGAGTGATAGAAGGCAGCAAAAAATccagaagcagattttttttgacACAATCGTGCCACCACTTCTTTTAAGTAGCAGAGAAATTTAAATAGCCTAGAAATGTTAGGAGTGAATAATGTAGCTTACCTGTTGCCTTGTAGAGTTCCTTTAGGTGTCCTTCAGGCAATCTGATCTGATGAACAGTCACATCAACTGTTCCTCCTCCACTGTCTACGACTATATAACTGTCGCCTGTTGACACAAGTGCAAATagcaatgtgcagcctgtatTACTGTTAAATCAAATATTTCACTTTTTTGCAATGAGATTGTGCTAACATAATGTGTCTGTGCATTAGCTTGCTGTCTGAAGACTGGGCAGCCATTGATAATGGGGAGGTAGAATTCAGAATGCAGCATGTTATTAGGTAAATGCGCAGATATTTGAAGAATGCAAActaaatggccaaaatcttactgGGTATGGGCAGTGTAAATTCCAAACTGCAGAACTGGTGTGCATAATCAGATTTCTCATACCCAGATCGCGTCCATGACATCCAGCAAGAACATTCTGAAAAATACTTGTGTAAATTTTCTttacatactctctctctctctctctctctctctctcacacacacacacacacacacacacacacacacacacacacacatacacacacacacacacacacacacagagacacacacaataTTTCACAATGGGATTCTGGCTGGTGCATTACCCATATTATAATTTCTTTTCTATAATCAATACAACCAAGAGTGTCACCTTTACATACTACATATGAGCTGAAGAAAGGCAAGTACATTCATCAGCTTTTGACCCTAAAAGATTTTGTGCTTGGAAAAGCTCTACAGCTCCTTGTTCTTAGATGAGAAGCAGAATAGTGGATGGCCCTGGCCACTCTTACAGCCTTTGCCCCCAACTCCTCAttgctgttccttccttcctatggAGCTTCATAAGATTCCTGACCTAAACCTAAAACTATAAACGCATCTAGGATGTTGCAATCTGATGTAGCCACTAGAAAGAAGTGGAGTGCTGGCATCCACCTATgtattatttctctctttcttttagccttaaatgaacagaaaagatggattggtttttgtttttttacataaaTTTGTACGGCAGGGCTAAAATATCTACCTGTATTGTTTTTAGAATCAAACTGCTAAGGATGATTTtggagaattttgaaaaatcacttttttgcTTGGCCTTTTAACCGCATGCAACTTCGACAGTCTTAAAGCCGCCAAAGGGATAAGGGAAGAATCAGCAACTGCTCCAAATATCTTAAAAGCACATGGCGAGTATATAGAAAATGCAGTGATATTGGCAATATAAAACAATGTtgagaacaaaggaaaaggcaGTACCTTCTTCCAGCTCGGACCAAATTTCGCCGATGACATTTTCAACCAAAAAAGTACGGCTCTGCCGGTTACGCCGGATATGTTCTTTAGCTAGCGAATGACAGgaataaaatgacaaaatttaAGAAACATGAGCAAGTATGCAGCAATTAAGTAAAAACGCTGAATGCCGATTATTTGTTTGTTAAGCCCCAACCCTGATGCTTTGGGGTGAAAGTCTCAACTCCAGTGTACAGACATCCCTTTGAttctttaacaaacaaacaaaaaaagatttcAGATGAGGCACTGATAGAGGTGGAGGCTCCACATTTTACATGAAGGAATGCAGTTAATgttagaattgttgttgttgtttggctctTGGTAAATTACATTTGTGCCAGCAGAGGGCATACATGAATCAAAGATCGGGCTAAATGATTTGTAGTAAACACTGGAAGCACTTGATTTATGACTCTGGAAAAAATGTTTCTGGGTGATAAGTTTGGTTCTTCATTTCACAAATAATTAGAAACATGGAAAGCTACATTTCTAGCTTCTATGTTTTAAGGTCTGAAGCACTAGGTGATATTTTCATCACGCAATAGATCCTTTTAATGAGAGATGTTGAGTACTGAGaatgttctgtatttttttaaaaatgtaatttaccaCTAAGTGGTCATCTATCTAAAGTTAAAACGGAAAGCACTAGAATAATTTCATAAAATAAGTCTCAAACCGAGCGTCTCCATGGAAAATCTCTGAAACAGTTGTAAAACACTTTTCACCTCTACATACCAATTACTTTCATTCCACATTATAGACCTATAAGTATGAAATCTATTTGTTCCAGAGATTCACTTGAAAAGAGGAATTAATTTATCATGTATAAACAAATATGTGTAAGTCAAGGGAAACCTGGTGTGGAAGcagcataatatttatttattttatttatttattagatttctaccccacacccctagacagcgtctactcggggcggcttacaaatgtcataaaatatcatgaaatacaataaaaacatcattatcatcaaacaattaaatcaataatatggtgtgttaaagatggggaatgatagaaCAAAAGGATAagttcaagaattgacagaagggaaggcctgcctaaagagccaagtctttaaatggctcttaaaaacacccagcgagggtgccaggtggatctcagtTGGAAAGCTGTTCcatagtcaaggggccactgccgagaaggctcggcttcttgttctttctttccagacctctcttggtgttaagcccctcaaccgtccctccAAGCTGTGccgagtaattcgggtagatctaggtggaagaaggcaatctgccaaatattgaggatAATATCATTTCATAGCAGTTACATCTTTCTACAAAGCAATGTATTGAGCAACAGATTGGACATAGAATCTAAGATTATAGTCCTGCACCTGCTTAACTGTGAGTAAACCTCACTGAAATCAATTGGACTTACATCTGAGTAGATATGAATAGAATTGTGCTTTAAGTAAATTACATAAGTAAGGGAGCATGGAATCATGCCAGACATCTCAAAATAGTAGTAAAATGGTAGCAGAGATACTGGGAGCCAAAGAAAGATGAGTAGCATTCAGGGAGATGAATTAATGGCACAATTAATGGGCGTGTTTCTGTGCGAAGCTTCTGAAAAAacaggggtggggggtgtccattgaaatatattatatataatatagaaatatATGTCCATAGAAACATATATTGAAATATATTAGCATTTGGAAAGCTAAGGGGCAAAGAAATATAAGGAACAAAGAAATATAACATGTGTATCAtgctctattatttattttatttattcagtaaAATATTTCAAGGACCCTGTGCCATATCAACAAGTCACACCTTGTCCTCTTTCTGTTTTCTACATGTGAAAAACCAACGCATCTGCAAAGATGTTCCTGCTCATGCATACAGTTCTTCTGTGGTCTTGCTCATGTGTGGTGCCTCCACTCAAAGCAGAGCCTCTCCTCTGTAGGCATGTTCTGTGGCTTCCCTCTTTCCTATGACAATGAAGAAGGGAGGCAAAATGCTCCCCTCAAAGTTTTGTGAGTTTGGTCCACGAAAGTAATTTCTGGAAAGGGTTAGGGAGTCAAGGCACTCcttgaaaatggggggaaagggaaaaagtaaCAGTTTAAGTAGCAATGGACTGAATGTCCATTGGCGATCACTCCAGATTGATTGGTGAAATCCCATCTAGTCTCATGTAACCTACCTAAGTAGCAGAGTATATGGAAAAGTCCATCACGTCTGTAGCTGTGGCAACTCCTGCAGAGAATGCATGGAGTTTTCCACTGAAGCAGAGTCACTCAGAAAATGCATTGTCTGCTAACTTAAGAGAAAATGAAGATAAGACCTTATCAAGCAATTGTCCACTACTGAAGTGAAGTCTATG from the Pogona vitticeps strain Pit_001003342236 chromosome 3, PviZW2.1, whole genome shotgun sequence genome contains:
- the HSPA12A gene encoding heat shock 70 kDa protein 12A isoform X1, which translates into the protein MAGTESVTADAVSTSTYASPARSLGDPGITPLSPSHVAKDSETNDTEEPSFLVVVAIDFGTTSSGYAYSFTKEPECIHIMRRWEGGDPGVSNQKTPTTILLTPERKFHSFGYAARDFYHDLDPNEAKHWLYFEKFKMKLHTTNNLSLETDLTAANGKKVKALEIFAHALQYFKEQALKELTDQGGEGFDNSEIRWVITVPAIWKQPAKQFMRHAAYKAGMASSENPEQLIIALEPEAASIYCRKLRLHQMIDLSSKGPVNGYTPSEAIGTGFTPAKEHIRRNRQSRTFLVENVIGEIWSELEEGDSYIVVDSGGGTVDVTVHQIRLPEGHLKELYKATGGPHGSLGVDYEFEKLLCKIFGEDFIEQFKIKRPAAWVDLMIAFESRKRAAAPDRTNPLNITLPFSFIDYYKKFRGHSVEHALRKSNVDFVKWSSQGMLRMSPDAMNALFKPTIDEIINHLNDLFEKPEVNNVKFLFLVGGFAEAPLLQQAIQNAFGSKCRIIIPQDVGLTILKGAVLFGLDPAVIKVRRSPLTYGVGVLNRYMEGKHPPEKLLIKDGTRWCTDVFDKFISANQSVALGETVSRSYTPAKPSQLVIVINIYSSEHDNVSFITEPGVKKCGTLRLDLTGTDISVPNRREIKTLMQFGDTEIKAMAIDVATSKSVKAGIDFLNY
- the HSPA12A gene encoding heat shock 70 kDa protein 12A isoform X2 translates to MAGTESVTADAVSTSTYASPARSLGDPGITPLSPSHVADSETNDTEEPSFLVVVAIDFGTTSSGYAYSFTKEPECIHIMRRWEGGDPGVSNQKTPTTILLTPERKFHSFGYAARDFYHDLDPNEAKHWLYFEKFKMKLHTTNNLSLETDLTAANGKKVKALEIFAHALQYFKEQALKELTDQGGEGFDNSEIRWVITVPAIWKQPAKQFMRHAAYKAGMASSENPEQLIIALEPEAASIYCRKLRLHQMIDLSSKGPVNGYTPSEAIGTGFTPAKEHIRRNRQSRTFLVENVIGEIWSELEEGDSYIVVDSGGGTVDVTVHQIRLPEGHLKELYKATGGPHGSLGVDYEFEKLLCKIFGEDFIEQFKIKRPAAWVDLMIAFESRKRAAAPDRTNPLNITLPFSFIDYYKKFRGHSVEHALRKSNVDFVKWSSQGMLRMSPDAMNALFKPTIDEIINHLNDLFEKPEVNNVKFLFLVGGFAEAPLLQQAIQNAFGSKCRIIIPQDVGLTILKGAVLFGLDPAVIKVRRSPLTYGVGVLNRYMEGKHPPEKLLIKDGTRWCTDVFDKFISANQSVALGETVSRSYTPAKPSQLVIVINIYSSEHDNVSFITEPGVKKCGTLRLDLTGTDISVPNRREIKTLMQFGDTEIKAMAIDVATSKSVKAGIDFLNY